The DNA segment CCAGTTTTGCTTCACAGTTCTCAACGGTCTCGACACCTCGAGCAATTTGACGCGCCAAAAGGCGCGTCTTACCGTGGCGACTGAAGTACAGCACCAATATTTGAGTCATTAAAGAATCTCTAATACTTGCTCAGGTGGGCGTCCAATCTTGGCTTGATCATTGTTGACCACAATTGGGCGTTCCATCAATTTAGGATTTTCTGCCATAGCCGCGAACAGTGCGTCATCATCCGCTTGTTTCAAGCCTAGCTCTTTATAAAGATCTTCTTTGACTCGCATCATGCCCCTTACGTGA comes from the Vibrio astriarenae genome and includes:
- the arsC gene encoding arsenate reductase (glutaredoxin) (This arsenate reductase requires both glutathione and glutaredoxin to convert arsenate to arsenite, after which the efflux transporter formed by ArsA and ArsB can extrude the arsenite from the cell, providing resistance.); its protein translation is MSVTIYHNPRCSKSRQTLALLEENGVEPTVIKYLETPANEEQLRSLFKQLGLDHVRGMMRVKEDLYKELGLKQADDDALFAAMAENPKLMERPIVVNNDQAKIGRPPEQVLEIL